The following proteins come from a genomic window of Myroides odoratus DSM 2801:
- a CDS encoding PorP/SprF family type IX secretion system membrane protein: MKKIYLTLGVLSLLSCLEVKAQQNPQYTQYMYNMSVVNPAYAGSKDAVSMGALYRKQWAGFDGAPETGTFFINSRVGKKVGVGLSFINDRIGPVTENNIYGDFSYTLELGGVHKLALGIKAGATFHSSNLFSDIGNGYTIDPDDPAFGEDSKSTLFNAGIGAYYYTDKYFIGLGVPNMIKEYYLNYDGKDYGQREIHMYLNGGYVFDLNQDWKLKPSTMIKYAMNSPVSFDLNMNVMYLNKIEAGVSYRLEDAVGGMINYRVTPQLRVGYAYDYITSDINKVAKGSHEFMVLYDIFLSKKVSSSSRYF; this comes from the coding sequence ATGAAGAAAATATATTTAACATTAGGAGTGCTGAGCTTGCTTAGTTGCCTTGAAGTGAAAGCCCAACAGAATCCACAATACACGCAGTATATGTATAACATGAGTGTTGTGAACCCGGCTTATGCAGGATCGAAGGATGCTGTATCTATGGGAGCTTTGTACCGCAAACAATGGGCTGGTTTTGATGGAGCACCTGAAACAGGAACTTTTTTCATCAACAGTCGAGTAGGGAAGAAAGTTGGTGTTGGTTTGTCTTTTATCAATGACCGCATCGGGCCAGTTACGGAGAACAATATTTACGGGGATTTTTCTTATACTTTGGAGCTAGGTGGCGTTCATAAATTAGCCTTGGGTATCAAAGCAGGCGCTACGTTTCACAGTTCTAATTTGTTTTCTGATATTGGAAATGGTTATACCATTGATCCGGATGACCCTGCATTTGGAGAAGACAGCAAGTCTACTCTTTTCAACGCAGGTATTGGGGCGTACTACTATACGGATAAATACTTTATCGGTTTAGGAGTTCCTAATATGATAAAAGAATACTATTTGAACTACGATGGGAAGGACTATGGTCAGCGCGAGATTCACATGTATTTGAATGGAGGTTACGTCTTTGATCTGAATCAAGATTGGAAGTTGAAACCTTCAACGATGATCAAATACGCGATGAACTCTCCTGTCTCGTTTGACTTGAACATGAACGTGATGTATTTGAACAAAATTGAGGCTGGGGTTAGCTACCGTTTAGAAGATGCCGTTGGAGGTATGATCAACTACCGCGTTACGCCACAATTACGCGTGGGTTATGCGTATGATTATATCACTTCCGATATCAACAAAGTGGCCAAAGGCTCTCATGAGTTTATGGTTCTTTATGATATCTTCTTGTCTAAGAAAGTATCAAGTTCATCTCGTTATTTCTAA
- a CDS encoding OmpA family protein, producing the protein MKIRKVYLALLLGGLLATQSVSAQEPIKTPLEIADEHYKHYEFVDAAKVYQKLIRGAKTDNYIYLQLADCYYNIFNTVEAAKYYGKALEKDPSLDSELYYRYAQMLKASGRYDSSNAAMRKFAERNPEDQRAIAFMREPDYIPRLRAQEELFTFEESGINDRQGNDFGAFLTVGDTLYFASTRKGNKSKNKYGWDNQGYLDIFQAKYKNAEDPLYDVEPVSELNTKYHDGPATVTGDGHTMYFATESFRAGKFTKNRAKLVKLGKVSVFRATKKKGKWADFEPVPFNGSDYSVSNPSVSKDGRTLYFSSDMPGTMGSTDIWKVDIDEDGNYGTPVNMGSQINTEGRESFPFISEDGKLYFASDSRKGFGGLDIYVVDLAIPQAEPKNLGSPINTAKDDFAFSFYPGKDIGFFSTNRIGRDDIYKAKPVCNTEMYVTVTHKDTGKILTGARVDIYDDRKNLIETKFTDHRGIVEYVVDCGKFYHLQVDMDDFEGKAVEVPLNRKGGRQLVNVGLRPIEVIVTKDEIILGDVYFEFDRFNITQQGAIELDKLVKVMKRNPQMRIKVGSHTDNRGSATYNQKLSENRAKTTVQYVLSKGIEAYRLESQGYGPSVPKIDCKANCTEEEHAINRRSEFVILK; encoded by the coding sequence ATGAAAATAAGAAAGGTTTATTTAGCGCTGTTATTGGGCGGTCTCTTAGCGACTCAGAGTGTGAGTGCTCAGGAGCCGATAAAAACGCCCTTAGAGATTGCCGATGAGCACTACAAGCACTATGAGTTTGTAGATGCGGCAAAAGTATACCAGAAGCTAATTCGCGGCGCGAAGACAGATAATTATATTTATTTACAATTGGCTGATTGTTATTACAACATATTCAATACAGTTGAAGCAGCGAAGTACTACGGGAAGGCGTTGGAGAAAGATCCGAGTTTAGATTCGGAACTTTACTATCGCTATGCTCAGATGCTTAAGGCAAGTGGTCGTTATGATTCATCAAATGCTGCTATGCGCAAGTTTGCCGAGCGCAACCCAGAGGATCAACGAGCGATTGCTTTTATGCGTGAGCCGGATTACATTCCTCGTTTACGCGCACAAGAGGAGTTGTTTACCTTTGAGGAATCAGGAATCAATGACCGTCAAGGGAATGATTTTGGTGCCTTTTTAACAGTCGGAGATACGCTTTATTTTGCTTCTACTCGCAAGGGGAACAAGTCGAAGAATAAATACGGATGGGATAACCAAGGGTACTTGGATATCTTTCAAGCGAAATACAAGAATGCAGAAGATCCTTTGTATGATGTTGAACCTGTTTCCGAGTTAAACACCAAGTATCACGATGGACCAGCTACGGTAACTGGAGATGGTCATACGATGTACTTTGCTACGGAGAGTTTCCGCGCAGGTAAGTTTACTAAGAACAGGGCCAAACTAGTGAAGCTAGGTAAGGTTAGTGTTTTTAGAGCGACGAAGAAGAAGGGTAAATGGGCGGATTTTGAACCCGTACCATTCAACGGTAGTGATTACTCAGTAAGTAACCCAAGTGTGAGCAAAGATGGTCGTACGTTGTACTTTTCATCCGATATGCCAGGAACGATGGGAAGCACGGATATCTGGAAAGTAGATATTGATGAGGACGGAAACTATGGTACACCTGTGAATATGGGTAGCCAGATCAATACCGAAGGTCGCGAATCATTTCCATTTATTTCAGAGGATGGAAAGTTGTATTTTGCTTCGGATTCTCGCAAAGGATTTGGAGGTTTAGATATTTACGTGGTTGACCTAGCTATTCCACAGGCAGAGCCGAAGAACTTAGGTTCACCGATCAATACGGCGAAAGATGATTTTGCTTTTTCATTTTACCCTGGTAAAGACATTGGCTTTTTCTCAACGAACCGCATTGGACGTGATGATATCTATAAAGCGAAACCCGTTTGTAATACAGAGATGTATGTTACGGTAACGCACAAAGACACCGGTAAGATCTTAACAGGAGCACGTGTGGATATCTATGACGACCGCAAGAACTTGATTGAAACGAAGTTTACGGATCATCGAGGTATTGTGGAATATGTTGTAGATTGTGGGAAATTTTACCACTTACAAGTGGACATGGATGACTTTGAAGGGAAGGCTGTAGAAGTTCCATTGAACCGCAAAGGAGGTCGTCAGTTAGTTAATGTAGGCTTGCGTCCGATTGAGGTAATTGTGACTAAAGATGAGATAATCTTAGGTGATGTTTACTTCGAGTTTGACCGTTTCAACATTACCCAACAAGGAGCAATCGAATTAGATAAGTTGGTGAAAGTAATGAAGCGCAATCCACAGATGCGCATCAAGGTAGGTTCGCATACGGATAACCGCGGAAGTGCGACGTACAACCAGAAGTTATCAGAGAATCGTGCAAAAACAACAGTTCAATATGTGTTGTCAAAAGGCATTGAAGCTTACCGATTAGAGTCACAAGGTTATGGACCAAGTGTACCGAAGATTGATTGTAAAGCGAACTGTACAGAAGAAGAGCATGCAATCAACAGACGTAGTGAGTTTGTGATCCTGAAATAG
- a CDS encoding S1/P1 nuclease, with protein MRKILLAFALTFCLLQTTAIFAWGTTGHRVIAEIAERNLSKKAKKELKKIIGNQQLAYWANWPDFIKSDPTWKFADGWHYVNMPGDLSRLAFDQELSNSTDENLYKRALLIIDELKSNTLTLEEKQQKLYFLIHIIGDAHQPLHIGRSEDLGGNRVKVEWFRKPMNLHSLWDSALVDFDKYSYTEYATVLDIHDKAHNQNLVQGSLEDWIFDSYSIANVLYNSAEENENLSYRYHFDFKDTVEAQLLKGGLRLAKLLNEIYN; from the coding sequence ATGAGAAAAATTTTATTAGCTTTCGCTTTAACCTTTTGCTTGTTGCAAACTACGGCAATCTTTGCTTGGGGAACAACAGGACATCGTGTTATTGCTGAGATAGCAGAAAGAAACCTAAGTAAAAAAGCGAAAAAAGAACTCAAAAAAATCATCGGTAATCAGCAATTGGCTTATTGGGCAAATTGGCCAGATTTTATCAAATCGGATCCAACTTGGAAATTTGCAGATGGTTGGCATTATGTTAATATGCCTGGTGATTTAAGTCGTCTTGCTTTTGATCAAGAATTGAGCAACTCTACAGATGAAAATCTATACAAAAGAGCGCTGTTGATCATTGATGAATTAAAAAGCAACACGCTTACTTTAGAAGAAAAACAACAAAAACTGTATTTCTTGATCCACATCATCGGTGATGCACATCAACCGTTACACATCGGAAGATCGGAAGATTTAGGAGGAAACAGAGTCAAAGTAGAATGGTTTAGAAAACCAATGAATTTACACAGTTTATGGGATTCTGCTTTGGTTGATTTTGACAAATATAGCTATACCGAATATGCAACTGTTTTGGATATTCACGATAAAGCACACAACCAAAATTTGGTACAAGGCAGTTTAGAGGATTGGATTTTTGATTCGTATTCCATTGCCAATGTTCTTTACAACAGTGCGGAAGAAAATGAGAATTTAAGCTACCGCTATCACTTTGATTTCAAAGATACTGTAGAGGCACAACTTTTAAAAGGAGGTCTGCGTTTAGCGAAACTGTTAAACGAAATCTATAACTAA
- a CDS encoding acyl-CoA thioesterase: MKAKLVSESATIISDLVLPGETNPLNNMFGGELLARMDRAAGIAARRHSRRICVTASVNHVAFNKPIPLGSVVTIEAKISRAFTSSMEIYLDVWIEDRESGNKTKANEAIYTFVAVDDMGNPVPVPELIPETPLEHQRFEAALRRKQLSLVLAGKMKPSDATELKALFN; this comes from the coding sequence ATGAAGGCAAAATTAGTATCTGAATCTGCTACTATAATCAGTGATTTAGTTCTTCCTGGAGAGACAAATCCACTAAACAATATGTTTGGAGGTGAACTATTAGCGCGTATGGACCGAGCGGCAGGGATTGCTGCTAGGAGACATTCAAGAAGAATATGTGTTACAGCCTCTGTCAATCACGTTGCTTTTAATAAACCAATTCCTTTGGGAAGTGTGGTTACAATAGAAGCTAAAATTTCGAGAGCCTTCACTTCGTCAATGGAAATCTATTTGGACGTATGGATTGAGGATCGCGAATCTGGCAATAAAACCAAAGCAAATGAGGCTATATATACCTTTGTAGCGGTTGATGATATGGGAAATCCAGTTCCTGTACCGGAATTAATCCCTGAGACTCCTTTAGAGCATCAACGTTTTGAAGCTGCTTTGAGAAGAAAACAATTGAGCTTAGTATTGGCTGGAAAAATGAAACCTAGTGATGCTACCGAATTAAAAGCTCTTTTTAATTAA
- a CDS encoding HU domain-containing protein: MTQYISALLYRYPCVIVPGFGAFITEIQSSFYDVEKQLFFPPQKRISFNRNIVNNDGLLANHIATQERLSYEEAVTRIQAMVADWNNTLTSFDSLNLESIGIFSYNEEKSLQFDPIQNQNYLATSFGLSAVGVQSIQREEAPSTPVVAIETATGKTRRTATFFKYASVLVLTMGIGSVLVQNGYTAYVNDQTLSIENNVQSQVQNKLQQATFIIEPSMDAIALPVKDETVIITKPYHLVAAAFRSEENAAIEVEILKKKGFEDASFLGRTKYGMYPVVYGSFISHEEAKDALKEIHRTTNKEAWIFIK; the protein is encoded by the coding sequence ATGACTCAATACATATCAGCCTTATTATATCGCTATCCATGCGTTATTGTTCCTGGATTTGGTGCTTTTATCACTGAAATCCAATCGTCTTTTTACGATGTAGAAAAACAATTGTTTTTCCCTCCACAAAAGCGAATTTCTTTTAATAGAAATATTGTGAACAATGATGGATTGTTAGCGAATCATATTGCTACGCAAGAGCGCCTTTCGTATGAGGAAGCGGTTACGCGTATCCAAGCAATGGTTGCTGATTGGAACAACACCCTGACGTCATTTGATTCTTTAAACTTAGAATCAATCGGTATCTTCAGCTATAATGAGGAAAAAAGCTTGCAATTTGATCCTATTCAGAATCAAAATTATTTGGCGACTTCTTTCGGTTTATCTGCTGTAGGGGTTCAGTCTATTCAAAGAGAAGAAGCTCCTTCTACACCAGTTGTGGCGATTGAAACTGCTACTGGAAAAACAAGACGTACGGCTACCTTCTTCAAATATGCTTCGGTTCTAGTGTTAACGATGGGAATTGGAAGTGTTTTAGTACAAAACGGCTATACGGCTTATGTAAATGATCAAACGTTATCGATTGAAAACAACGTTCAATCACAGGTTCAAAATAAGCTTCAACAAGCTACTTTTATCATTGAACCTTCGATGGACGCTATTGCATTACCTGTAAAAGATGAAACAGTCATCATCACCAAACCTTATCACTTAGTAGCTGCTGCTTTCCGCAGTGAAGAAAATGCTGCTATTGAGGTTGAAATCCTGAAAAAGAAAGGGTTTGAAGATGCTTCTTTCTTAGGTCGTACCAAATATGGAATGTATCCTGTGGTATACGGAAGCTTCATCTCACATGAAGAAGCGAAAGATGCCTTAAAGGAAATTCACCGTACAACCAATAAGGAAGCCTGGATTTTTATTAAATAA
- the dprA gene encoding DNA-processing protein DprA → MREEDLLFTLALTKVNGVGPIIGKRLIENFGTAKAVFEASYQALIAKRVSASLAQEIGLKKGFHWAEKEMKLMQQAAIQPLFYQAKEYPYFLRQCDDSPLLLFSKGKIPEQWSTRNVVSIVGTRNPTTRGLDFCKRFMEAVQEYNPIIISGLAYGIDVCVHQQALAFGLETFGVLGHGLHRIYPEKHTAIAEKMSEKGGLWTEFPIQSKMDRENFIQRNRLVAGSSQATIVIESAKKGGSMSSITFANEYNRDVFAVPGRIDDPMSQGCNELIRTHRAQLLSDPMEFIELLNWDKNKKPTQVIQPRLFVDLNEEEQIIYDYLAQADRAVMDQIALQCSLPIYKVSTILLQLELQGLVRPLPGKYFECIN, encoded by the coding sequence ATGAGAGAAGAAGACTTGTTATTCACTTTAGCTTTAACCAAAGTGAATGGAGTAGGGCCAATTATAGGAAAGCGATTAATTGAAAATTTTGGTACAGCTAAAGCGGTTTTTGAGGCCTCTTATCAAGCTTTAATCGCCAAACGGGTATCCGCATCATTGGCGCAAGAAATAGGGCTGAAGAAAGGGTTTCATTGGGCGGAAAAGGAAATGAAACTAATGCAACAAGCAGCCATACAGCCCTTGTTTTACCAAGCGAAAGAGTATCCATATTTTTTGCGTCAATGTGATGATAGTCCGCTTTTGCTGTTTTCGAAAGGAAAGATACCAGAGCAATGGTCTACGCGGAATGTGGTGAGTATTGTGGGAACTCGAAATCCAACAACTAGAGGATTAGATTTTTGCAAGCGTTTTATGGAAGCAGTACAAGAGTATAATCCTATTATCATTAGTGGTTTGGCTTATGGAATTGATGTTTGTGTGCACCAACAAGCTTTGGCTTTTGGCTTGGAAACCTTTGGAGTCCTTGGCCATGGCTTGCATCGGATTTATCCTGAAAAACATACGGCTATAGCAGAAAAAATGAGTGAGAAGGGTGGTTTATGGACGGAGTTTCCCATTCAAAGTAAAATGGATCGGGAAAACTTTATTCAACGCAATCGCCTCGTTGCGGGGAGTAGTCAAGCGACGATTGTCATTGAAAGTGCAAAGAAAGGGGGCTCTATGAGTTCCATTACTTTTGCGAATGAGTATAATCGTGATGTTTTTGCGGTACCAGGCCGTATCGATGACCCGATGAGTCAAGGATGTAATGAATTGATTCGGACACATCGCGCACAACTGCTCAGTGATCCCATGGAATTCATTGAGCTGCTAAATTGGGATAAGAATAAGAAGCCCACACAAGTGATTCAACCGCGATTGTTTGTCGATCTCAATGAAGAGGAACAAATCATATACGATTATTTGGCTCAAGCGGATAGAGCAGTGATGGATCAGATTGCGCTTCAATGTAGTCTGCCCATTTACAAAGTGAGTACGATTTTATTGCAACTAGAATTACAAGGTCTCGTTCGACCGCTACCAGGAAAGTATTTTGAATGTATAAATTGA
- the trpS gene encoding tryptophan--tRNA ligase, translating to MAKILTGVQSTGTPHLGNLLGAILPAVEMANNKENESFIFIANLHSATQIKDAKTLQENTYSVAATWLACGLDVNHVTFYRQSDVPQTTELTWYLSCFFPFQRLTLAHSFKDKAEVLADVNTGLFTYPMLMAADILLYDANFVPVGKDQLQHLEITRDVAARFNHQMGETFVLPDAKISEDVMIVPGLDGNKMSKSRNNIINIFENDKALRKQVMSIETDSTPLEEPKNPDTCNVFTIYKLLATPEQIAQMRAKYEGGNYGYGHAKQELFELIVEKFKDVREKYEYYINNLEEVDRLLLAGASKASTVATATLNRVREKLGYAVR from the coding sequence ATGGCTAAAATTCTAACAGGAGTTCAAAGTACAGGAACTCCACACTTAGGGAATCTCTTAGGCGCAATTCTACCCGCAGTAGAAATGGCAAACAACAAAGAGAATGAGTCTTTTATTTTTATTGCGAATTTACATTCAGCAACACAAATAAAAGATGCGAAAACATTACAGGAAAACACCTATAGTGTTGCGGCTACATGGCTTGCTTGTGGTTTAGATGTTAATCATGTAACTTTTTACCGCCAGTCAGACGTACCGCAAACGACTGAGTTAACTTGGTATTTAAGTTGCTTTTTTCCTTTTCAACGTTTAACCTTAGCGCACTCTTTTAAAGATAAAGCAGAGGTTTTAGCTGATGTTAATACAGGTTTATTTACCTACCCTATGTTAATGGCAGCCGATATTTTATTGTACGATGCTAATTTTGTTCCGGTAGGAAAAGATCAATTGCAACACTTAGAAATTACCCGTGATGTTGCTGCAAGATTCAACCACCAAATGGGAGAAACTTTCGTTTTACCTGATGCAAAAATTTCGGAAGATGTTATGATTGTACCAGGACTTGATGGAAATAAAATGAGTAAGTCGAGAAATAATATCATCAATATTTTTGAAAACGACAAAGCGTTGAGAAAACAAGTGATGAGTATTGAAACAGATAGTACTCCATTAGAAGAACCGAAGAATCCAGATACATGTAATGTATTTACCATTTATAAATTACTAGCTACGCCTGAGCAAATTGCACAAATGCGCGCGAAGTATGAAGGTGGAAACTACGGCTATGGACATGCTAAACAAGAATTATTCGAACTTATTGTAGAGAAATTCAAAGATGTTCGTGAAAAATACGAGTACTACATCAACAACTTAGAAGAAGTAGATCGCTTATTACTAGCAGGTGCATCAAAAGCATCAACAGTAGCAACAGCAACGCTAAATCGCGTTCGTGAAAAACTAGGCTACGCCGTTAGATAA
- a CDS encoding lysophospholipid acyltransferase family protein, producing the protein MKYIRTFFSVIWRFWFYLWMLIVILLLSPLLLVTIWSDQTYPAFYKVARLWARLTFYGMGMSYQIEQAYPLEKGKSYMFIANHTSMMDIMMMLLLVKDNPFVFVGKKELAKLPIFGFFYKKTCILVDRKDSKSRYQVFQSAQNKLNKGLSICIFPEGGVPDDRSIALDSFKDGAFRLAIDHQIPIVPIAMGYLKYYFPFQWGIGKPGVVPVVILPPIETKGVGQDHKKEIKDQAYQSIHQVITQWEEQRSRKHKK; encoded by the coding sequence ATGAAATACATCCGCACGTTTTTTAGTGTTATATGGCGTTTTTGGTTTTACCTCTGGATGCTTATAGTTATACTTTTGTTGTCGCCTTTACTTCTTGTTACCATTTGGTCCGATCAAACCTACCCCGCTTTTTATAAAGTAGCACGCTTATGGGCGAGATTGACTTTTTATGGCATGGGAATGTCCTACCAGATTGAGCAGGCTTATCCGTTAGAAAAAGGAAAGAGCTATATGTTCATTGCGAATCATACCTCCATGATGGATATTATGATGATGTTGCTGTTAGTGAAAGACAATCCTTTTGTTTTTGTTGGTAAAAAGGAATTAGCAAAACTGCCTATCTTCGGGTTTTTCTATAAAAAGACGTGTATTTTAGTTGATCGTAAAGATTCAAAAAGTAGATATCAAGTATTCCAAAGTGCACAAAACAAACTCAATAAAGGGCTGAGCATCTGTATTTTCCCTGAAGGAGGGGTACCTGACGATCGAAGTATTGCACTAGATAGTTTCAAAGATGGAGCCTTTCGTTTGGCCATTGACCATCAAATACCAATCGTTCCAATCGCTATGGGATACCTCAAATATTACTTTCCCTTTCAGTGGGGCATTGGTAAACCAGGGGTAGTACCTGTTGTTATTTTACCGCCAATTGAAACTAAAGGAGTTGGACAAGATCATAAAAAAGAAATTAAGGATCAAGCCTATCAAAGCATTCATCAAGTGATTACACAGTGGGAAGAGCAAAGAAGTCGTAAGCATAAAAAATAA
- the recA gene encoding recombinase RecA, with protein sequence MSADKEAKLKALQLTLDKLDKTYGKGTVMKLGDTAVEEVEVISSGSLGVDLALGVNGYPRGRIIEIYGPESSGKTTLTLHAIAEAQKAGGIAAFIDAEHAFDRFYAQKLGVDIDNLIISQPDNGEQALEIAENLIRSGAIDIVVIDSVAALTPKGEIEGDMGDSKMGLHARLMSQALRKLTSTISKTNCTVFFINQLRDKIGVMFGSPETTTGGNALKFYASVRIDIRRSTQIKDGENVIGNRTKVKIVKNKVAPPFRTAEFDIMYGEGVSKVGEVLDLAVDYEIVKKSGSWFSYGDTKLGQGRDAVKSLIKDNPELMEELELKIKEEIKNREA encoded by the coding sequence ATGAGTGCAGATAAAGAAGCTAAATTAAAAGCCTTACAGCTTACGTTAGATAAATTAGACAAAACCTACGGAAAAGGAACTGTAATGAAATTAGGAGATACAGCTGTGGAAGAAGTTGAAGTCATCTCTTCGGGTTCATTAGGTGTAGACTTAGCTTTAGGTGTGAATGGATATCCGAGAGGAAGAATAATTGAAATATATGGGCCTGAATCATCAGGAAAGACAACCTTAACGCTACATGCTATTGCTGAGGCACAAAAAGCAGGAGGTATTGCGGCATTTATTGATGCGGAGCATGCTTTTGACCGTTTTTATGCGCAGAAGTTAGGTGTTGATATTGACAACTTAATCATTTCACAACCGGATAATGGGGAGCAAGCGTTAGAAATTGCAGAGAACTTGATTCGCTCCGGTGCGATTGATATTGTTGTTATTGACTCTGTGGCTGCCTTGACTCCAAAAGGAGAAATTGAAGGAGATATGGGAGATTCTAAAATGGGATTACACGCTCGTTTAATGTCTCAAGCCCTGAGAAAATTAACGTCAACGATTAGCAAAACGAATTGTACGGTTTTCTTCATTAACCAGTTGAGAGATAAAATTGGGGTTATGTTTGGTAGCCCTGAAACAACTACGGGAGGTAATGCATTAAAATTCTATGCTTCAGTTCGTATTGATATTCGTCGTTCGACACAAATTAAAGACGGAGAAAATGTAATTGGTAACCGTACTAAGGTTAAAATTGTAAAGAATAAAGTAGCACCTCCTTTCCGTACAGCAGAATTTGATATTATGTATGGTGAGGGTGTATCTAAAGTGGGGGAAGTATTGGATTTAGCTGTTGACTATGAAATCGTGAAGAAAAGCGGTTCTTGGTTTAGCTATGGTGATACCAAACTAGGACAAGGTAGAGATGCTGTAAAATCTTTGATTAAAGACAATCCAGAATTAATGGAAGAATTAGAACTAAAAATCAAAGAAGAAATTAAAAATAGAGAAGCTTAA